Proteins from one Setaria italica strain Yugu1 chromosome V, Setaria_italica_v2.0, whole genome shotgun sequence genomic window:
- the LOC101764082 gene encoding uncharacterized protein At1g03900 encodes MASGGYGEQAPAPAEAEPLEIVLFQVAECYVYLIPPRKTAASYRADEWNVNKWAWEGALKVVSKGEECIIKLEDKNTGELYARAFLREGEQHPVEPVIDSSRYFVLRVEENIDGRQRHAFIGLGFRERPEAYDFQAALHDHMKYLNKKKAAEEMVQHYEKQSSVDYSLKEGETLVLQLKSKETGTKTKSAFFEQGLNKLSLSEKTNSKEAPVSLKLPPPPPSPVSPTDSGVAASPFKAEFPPQEPAAEPTSTTSGIPAKTELSPEQPAAAEKVEQETVDEDFGDFQAAG; translated from the exons atggcgagcggcggctaCGGCgagcaggcgccggcgccggcggaggctgAGCCGCTGGAGATCGTGCTGTTCCAGGTCGCCGAGTGCTACGTCTACCTG ATACCTCCGAGGAAGACGGCTGCCTCCTACAG GGCGGATGAGTGGAACGTCAACAAATGGGCATGGGAAGGGGCACTTAAGGTTGTCAGCAAGGGTGAGGAATGCATCATCAAATTGGAAGATAAGAACACAG GGGAGCTGTATGCTAGGGCATTTCTCAGAGAGGGTGAGCAACATCCGGTGGAACCTGTAATTGACAGCAGCAG ATATTTTGTACTCCGCGTTGAAGAGAATATAG ATGGGCGTCAGCGTCATGCTTTCATAGGTTTAGGCTTCCGCGAAAGACCTGAAGCATATGACTTCCAAGCTGCTCTACATGATCATATGAA ATATCTAAACAAGAAGAAGGCCGCTGAAGAGATGGTTCAGCACTATGAGAAGCAATCGTCAGTGGATTACAGCCTCAAAGAAGGGGAAACTTTGGTTCTTCAGCTTAAAAGT AAAGAAACCGGCACCAAGACAAAATCAGCATTTTTTGAGCAAGGCCTAAACAAACTCTCATTGAGTGAAAAGACAAACTCCAAGGAGGCCCCTGTCTCCCTTAAACTACCCCCACCTCCACCTTCACCCGTCTCTCCAACGGATTCTGGAGTAGCCGCTTCCCCCTTCAAAGCAGAATTTCCTCCACAAGAACCTGCTGCTGAACCCACCAGCACAACCAGCGGTATCCCCGCCAAAACCGAACTTTCTCCTGAGCAACCAGCTGCTGCTGAGAAGGTCGAGCAAGAAACCGTCGATGAAGATTTTGGGGACTTCCAGGCTGCCGGGTGA